A genome region from Anastrepha obliqua isolate idAnaObli1 chromosome 4, idAnaObli1_1.0, whole genome shotgun sequence includes the following:
- the LOC129244759 gene encoding uncharacterized protein LOC129244759 isoform X1 has protein sequence MACVNKQYSATDLEAFMKIAVNWQTNNHNLLEGVDMKGEIQQYMNSPAMNMYKKRERTQNWNHQEKKFLLDLCRKDMRIIENKRLDAGLTAVKNKAWKIIHQKFSSQFGTDRTCNRLKEQWRRMKACTRNEILDYNNRLARFGAEVADRKKPSPFTFEVWEFMQEAKKACKSEALDGIDYSKIPLALEEDYEYREDEQNGEDDHDMDDSRTPPQELCDVDIKEETNETFNDTINHNESLAIGERRLSSSPNVSRLSAHDLERASLHSPAGNLATTSDLATSSFLTQNGASGGAAAGDMGAFQPAFNMSNISATLEALNALRAAQFPPAAAAAAAALQNNFAAAAAQQQHNQQQQQMSQSSSEQPLTKRPRSSSGSANGEEVLHDLSMNGAAAAAAAVSVSNPATAQLAGSGVGMSVGGVSTSSTPEMRSFMEMQSKEHLLRMKILEVQLQAAKYNRDLVEINKTLALQKLQELASKRLTS, from the exons GTTAATAAACAATATTCAGCCACCGATTTGGAGGCTTTTATGAAAATCGCAGTCAATTGGCAAACGAATAATCACAATTTGCTGGAAGGTGTCGACATGAAAGGAG aaatacagCAATACATGAACAGTCCAGCAATGAACATGTACAAAAAGCGTGAACGCACACAGAATTGGAATCATCAGGAGAAGAAGTTCTTGCTCGATTTGTGCCGCAAAGATATGCGTATTATTGAAAACAAACGGCTCGATGCGGGCCTGACAGCGGTAAAGAATAAAGCTTGGAAGataattcaccaaaaattctcaAGTCAGTTTGGAACAGATCGTACCTGTAACCGCTTAAAGGAGCAATGGCGGCGCATGAAAG CTTGCACGCGTAATGAAATTTTGGATTACAACAATCGATTGGCCAGATTTGGTGCAGAGGTTGCCGATCGCAAGAAGCCATCGCCGTTCACCTTCGAAGTGTGGGAATTCATGCAGGAGGCGAAGAAAGCATGCAAATCAGAAGCTTTGGATGGAATCGACTACTCAAAGATACCATTAGCGCTGGAGGAGGATTACGAGTATCGCGAGGATGAACAGAATGGCGAAGATGATCACGACATGGATGA CAGTCGCACTCCACCACAGGAACTCTGTGATGTCGACATCAAAGAGGAGACTAATGAGACCTTCAACGACACCATCAACCACAATGAATCGCTGGCGATTGGTGAACGTCGGCTCTCCTCCTCGCCGAATGTCAGCCGCCTGAGCGCACACGACCTTGAACGCGCCAGCCTACACAGCCCAGCCGGCAATTTGGCGACGACTAGCGATCTCGCCACCTCCAGCTTTCTTACCCAAAATGGCGCTAGTGGCGGCGCAGCGGCCGGTGACATGGGCGCCTTTCAGCCCGCTTTCAACATGAGCAATATCTCCGCCACACTGGAAGCGTTAAATGCGTTACGTGCCGCACAATTCCCCCCCgcagccgctgctgctgctgctgccttacaaaataattttgctgcCGCCGCcgcgcaacaacaacacaatcaacagcaacaacaaatgtcACAATCAAGCAGTGAGCAACCACTGACAAAGCGTCCGCGCAGTTCGAGCGGCAGCGCCAATGGCGAAGAGGTGCTGCATGATTTGTCGATGAACGGCGCTGCCGCCGCTGCCGCTGCAGTATCAGTAAGCAATCCAGCAACCGCACAACTCGCTGGCAGTGGCGTTGGCATGAGCGTTGGGGGAGTTTCGACCAGCAGTACGCCCGAAATGCGATCTTTCATGGAGATGCAGAGCAAAGAGCATTTGCTGCGTATGAAAATACTCGAGGTGCAACTGCAGGCGGCCA
- the LOC129244759 gene encoding uncharacterized protein LOC129244759 isoform X3 — MVNKQYSATDLEAFMKIAVNWQTNNHNLLEGVDMKGEIQQYMNSPAMNMYKKRERTQNWNHQEKKFLLDLCRKDMRIIENKRLDAGLTAVKNKAWKIIHQKFSSQFGTDRTCNRLKEQWRRMKACTRNEILDYNNRLARFGAEVADRKKPSPFTFEVWEFMQEAKKACKSEALDGIDYSKIPLALEEDYEYREDEQNGEDDHDMDDSRTPPQELCDVDIKEETNETFNDTINHNESLAIGERRLSSSPNVSRLSAHDLERASLHSPAGNLATTSDLATSSFLTQNGASGGAAAGDMGAFQPAFNMSNISATLEALNALRAAQFPPAAAAAAAALQNNFAAAAAQQQHNQQQQQMSQSSSEQPLTKRPRSSSGSANGEEVLHDLSMNGAAAAAAAVSVSNPATAQLAGSGVGMSVGGVSTSSTPEMRSFMEMQSKEHLLRMKILEVQLQAAKYNRDLVEINKTLALQKLQELASKRLTS; from the exons GTTAATAAACAATATTCAGCCACCGATTTGGAGGCTTTTATGAAAATCGCAGTCAATTGGCAAACGAATAATCACAATTTGCTGGAAGGTGTCGACATGAAAGGAG aaatacagCAATACATGAACAGTCCAGCAATGAACATGTACAAAAAGCGTGAACGCACACAGAATTGGAATCATCAGGAGAAGAAGTTCTTGCTCGATTTGTGCCGCAAAGATATGCGTATTATTGAAAACAAACGGCTCGATGCGGGCCTGACAGCGGTAAAGAATAAAGCTTGGAAGataattcaccaaaaattctcaAGTCAGTTTGGAACAGATCGTACCTGTAACCGCTTAAAGGAGCAATGGCGGCGCATGAAAG CTTGCACGCGTAATGAAATTTTGGATTACAACAATCGATTGGCCAGATTTGGTGCAGAGGTTGCCGATCGCAAGAAGCCATCGCCGTTCACCTTCGAAGTGTGGGAATTCATGCAGGAGGCGAAGAAAGCATGCAAATCAGAAGCTTTGGATGGAATCGACTACTCAAAGATACCATTAGCGCTGGAGGAGGATTACGAGTATCGCGAGGATGAACAGAATGGCGAAGATGATCACGACATGGATGA CAGTCGCACTCCACCACAGGAACTCTGTGATGTCGACATCAAAGAGGAGACTAATGAGACCTTCAACGACACCATCAACCACAATGAATCGCTGGCGATTGGTGAACGTCGGCTCTCCTCCTCGCCGAATGTCAGCCGCCTGAGCGCACACGACCTTGAACGCGCCAGCCTACACAGCCCAGCCGGCAATTTGGCGACGACTAGCGATCTCGCCACCTCCAGCTTTCTTACCCAAAATGGCGCTAGTGGCGGCGCAGCGGCCGGTGACATGGGCGCCTTTCAGCCCGCTTTCAACATGAGCAATATCTCCGCCACACTGGAAGCGTTAAATGCGTTACGTGCCGCACAATTCCCCCCCgcagccgctgctgctgctgctgccttacaaaataattttgctgcCGCCGCcgcgcaacaacaacacaatcaacagcaacaacaaatgtcACAATCAAGCAGTGAGCAACCACTGACAAAGCGTCCGCGCAGTTCGAGCGGCAGCGCCAATGGCGAAGAGGTGCTGCATGATTTGTCGATGAACGGCGCTGCCGCCGCTGCCGCTGCAGTATCAGTAAGCAATCCAGCAACCGCACAACTCGCTGGCAGTGGCGTTGGCATGAGCGTTGGGGGAGTTTCGACCAGCAGTACGCCCGAAATGCGATCTTTCATGGAGATGCAGAGCAAAGAGCATTTGCTGCGTATGAAAATACTCGAGGTGCAACTGCAGGCGGCCA
- the LOC129244759 gene encoding uncharacterized protein LOC129244759 isoform X2: MACVNKQYSATDLEAFMKIAVNWQTNNHNLLEGVDMKGEIQQYMNSPAMNMYKKRERTQNWNHQEKKFLLDLCRKDMRIIENKRLDAGLTAVKNKAWKIIHQKFSSQFGTDRTCNRLKEQWRRMKACTRNEILDYNNRLARFGAEVADRKKPSPFTFEVWEFMQEAKKACKSEALDGIDYSKIPLALEEDYEYREDEQNGEDDHDMDDRTPPQELCDVDIKEETNETFNDTINHNESLAIGERRLSSSPNVSRLSAHDLERASLHSPAGNLATTSDLATSSFLTQNGASGGAAAGDMGAFQPAFNMSNISATLEALNALRAAQFPPAAAAAAAALQNNFAAAAAQQQHNQQQQQMSQSSSEQPLTKRPRSSSGSANGEEVLHDLSMNGAAAAAAAVSVSNPATAQLAGSGVGMSVGGVSTSSTPEMRSFMEMQSKEHLLRMKILEVQLQAAKYNRDLVEINKTLALQKLQELASKRLTS, from the exons GTTAATAAACAATATTCAGCCACCGATTTGGAGGCTTTTATGAAAATCGCAGTCAATTGGCAAACGAATAATCACAATTTGCTGGAAGGTGTCGACATGAAAGGAG aaatacagCAATACATGAACAGTCCAGCAATGAACATGTACAAAAAGCGTGAACGCACACAGAATTGGAATCATCAGGAGAAGAAGTTCTTGCTCGATTTGTGCCGCAAAGATATGCGTATTATTGAAAACAAACGGCTCGATGCGGGCCTGACAGCGGTAAAGAATAAAGCTTGGAAGataattcaccaaaaattctcaAGTCAGTTTGGAACAGATCGTACCTGTAACCGCTTAAAGGAGCAATGGCGGCGCATGAAAG CTTGCACGCGTAATGAAATTTTGGATTACAACAATCGATTGGCCAGATTTGGTGCAGAGGTTGCCGATCGCAAGAAGCCATCGCCGTTCACCTTCGAAGTGTGGGAATTCATGCAGGAGGCGAAGAAAGCATGCAAATCAGAAGCTTTGGATGGAATCGACTACTCAAAGATACCATTAGCGCTGGAGGAGGATTACGAGTATCGCGAGGATGAACAGAATGGCGAAGATGATCACGACATGGATGA TCGCACTCCACCACAGGAACTCTGTGATGTCGACATCAAAGAGGAGACTAATGAGACCTTCAACGACACCATCAACCACAATGAATCGCTGGCGATTGGTGAACGTCGGCTCTCCTCCTCGCCGAATGTCAGCCGCCTGAGCGCACACGACCTTGAACGCGCCAGCCTACACAGCCCAGCCGGCAATTTGGCGACGACTAGCGATCTCGCCACCTCCAGCTTTCTTACCCAAAATGGCGCTAGTGGCGGCGCAGCGGCCGGTGACATGGGCGCCTTTCAGCCCGCTTTCAACATGAGCAATATCTCCGCCACACTGGAAGCGTTAAATGCGTTACGTGCCGCACAATTCCCCCCCgcagccgctgctgctgctgctgccttacaaaataattttgctgcCGCCGCcgcgcaacaacaacacaatcaacagcaacaacaaatgtcACAATCAAGCAGTGAGCAACCACTGACAAAGCGTCCGCGCAGTTCGAGCGGCAGCGCCAATGGCGAAGAGGTGCTGCATGATTTGTCGATGAACGGCGCTGCCGCCGCTGCCGCTGCAGTATCAGTAAGCAATCCAGCAACCGCACAACTCGCTGGCAGTGGCGTTGGCATGAGCGTTGGGGGAGTTTCGACCAGCAGTACGCCCGAAATGCGATCTTTCATGGAGATGCAGAGCAAAGAGCATTTGCTGCGTATGAAAATACTCGAGGTGCAACTGCAGGCGGCCA